Proteins encoded in a region of the Scrofimicrobium sp. R131 genome:
- a CDS encoding PfkB family carbohydrate kinase, producing the protein MPKLVHTGSVIIDQVMVVPSLPEPGGDVVATSAEDTVGGGFNTIVASVRDGLPVRYAGLLGTGDRAAQVRRALAEYEVEIAVPPATERDTGFCVAIVDASAERTFYTYVGAEGLENYGHLAQVRVDPDDLVYVTGYSFASEENADALARWLPELPAGTTVLVDPSPLIGDLPTDQVELLLTAATIFSPNGRETRLLGEREDFSEAVRVLRDRLPEKTALVARDGNRGAWVSASAADPGRWVPAFAVEAVDTNGAGDAHTGVLLAALSRGQTLVEAVERANAAAALAVTKSGPATSPTGAEIDRFLQVGTRKPVPSA; encoded by the coding sequence ATGCCTAAGCTAGTTCACACCGGCAGCGTCATCATCGACCAGGTGATGGTAGTGCCGTCCCTGCCCGAACCTGGGGGCGACGTGGTGGCCACCTCGGCCGAGGATACGGTTGGCGGCGGGTTCAACACCATCGTGGCGTCGGTGCGCGACGGTTTGCCGGTCCGCTATGCCGGGCTGCTCGGCACGGGGGACCGCGCCGCCCAGGTCCGCCGGGCCCTGGCTGAGTACGAGGTGGAGATCGCCGTCCCGCCCGCCACCGAGCGTGACACGGGGTTCTGCGTCGCAATTGTCGATGCCTCCGCCGAGCGCACCTTCTACACCTACGTCGGAGCGGAAGGGCTGGAAAACTACGGTCATCTGGCCCAGGTGCGGGTGGACCCGGACGACCTGGTTTACGTCACCGGCTACTCTTTTGCTTCGGAGGAAAATGCCGATGCCCTGGCCCGCTGGCTCCCCGAGCTCCCGGCCGGCACCACCGTCCTGGTCGATCCCTCGCCCCTAATTGGGGACCTGCCGACCGACCAGGTGGAGCTGCTCCTGACAGCAGCCACCATCTTCAGTCCGAACGGGCGCGAGACCCGGCTGCTCGGGGAGCGGGAGGACTTTTCTGAGGCGGTGCGGGTTCTGCGCGACCGGCTCCCGGAGAAGACCGCTCTGGTGGCTCGCGACGGCAACCGCGGCGCCTGGGTGAGCGCGTCGGCGGCCGACCCCGGCCGGTGGGTTCCCGCGTTCGCGGTCGAGGCGGTGGACACGAACGGAGCGGGTGACGCCCACACCGGGGTGCTGCTGGCGGCTCTGAGCCGGGGTCAGACCCTGGTGGAGGCGGTTGAGCGAGCCAACGCGGCCGCTGCCCTCGCGGTGACTAAGTCCGGGCCAGCAACTTCGCCCACCGGGGCCGAGATTGACCGGTTCCTCCAGGTGGGCACCCGTAAACCGGTGCCCTCCGCCTGA
- a CDS encoding type II toxin-antitoxin system PemK/MazF family toxin produces MNSSNRLWRALAAGLRATLNKPNRAQSAAQPPTGTAQPSPFGVPGPPGWQRIRPVPIAEVLARISYSPQADGRPQPGEVVWAWVPWEEDPSRGKDRPILIMGSKGDGFYALQLTSKDHDSRHAEERARGEYWFDLGSGPWDSKGRPSEVKLHRPLWFPAAGIRREGSYLDRARFDRVVAALCEAGRDH; encoded by the coding sequence GTGAATAGTTCAAATCGGCTGTGGCGCGCCCTGGCGGCAGGCTTGCGGGCCACCCTCAATAAGCCCAATCGCGCTCAATCCGCAGCGCAGCCGCCCACTGGGACTGCGCAGCCGTCCCCGTTTGGGGTGCCGGGCCCGCCCGGTTGGCAGCGAATCCGGCCGGTACCGATCGCTGAGGTGCTGGCCCGGATCTCGTACTCTCCCCAGGCAGACGGTAGGCCCCAGCCCGGCGAAGTGGTTTGGGCCTGGGTCCCGTGGGAGGAGGATCCCAGCCGCGGGAAGGACCGTCCGATCCTGATCATGGGCAGCAAAGGCGACGGTTTCTACGCGCTGCAGCTGACATCGAAGGATCACGACAGTCGCCATGCCGAGGAACGGGCGCGCGGTGAGTACTGGTTCGACCTGGGGTCGGGCCCATGGGACTCAAAAGGCCGCCCCTCCGAAGTGAAGCTGCATCGCCCGCTGTGGTTTCCCGCGGCGGGAATTCGGCGCGAGGGTTCCTACCTGGACCGGGCCCGGTTTGACCGGGTGGTCGCGGCCCTGTGCGAGGCTGGCCGCGACCACTAA
- a CDS encoding succinate dehydrogenase/fumarate reductase iron-sulfur subunit — protein sequence MNLTVEVWRQPSPKRPGAWHRYHLTELEPTMSVLELLDRLNEELVARGEPAVAFESDCREGICGACGLMVNGFAHGPQPHTPACHQRLQSFSDGEVVRLEPFSAGAFPVLSDLVVDRSALDRVLAAGAFVSVDAGTAPEADAVPVPHDRVETALDYAACLGCGACVAACPNGSAHLFLGAKLTHLSLLPIPSQERDRRARAMVQTADGLFGPCSNFGECARACPVQIPLAAVAAVNHESLRAWTRRRLPRAQA from the coding sequence ATGAACCTGACCGTGGAAGTATGGAGACAGCCGAGCCCAAAGCGGCCGGGAGCCTGGCACCGGTACCACCTGACCGAGTTGGAACCGACCATGAGCGTGCTGGAGCTGCTGGACCGGTTGAATGAGGAGCTGGTGGCCCGGGGAGAACCGGCCGTCGCTTTCGAGTCGGACTGCCGGGAGGGAATCTGCGGGGCGTGCGGCCTGATGGTGAACGGGTTTGCCCACGGACCCCAGCCCCACACCCCCGCTTGCCACCAGCGCCTGCAGAGTTTCTCCGACGGTGAGGTGGTTCGCCTGGAGCCGTTCAGCGCCGGGGCTTTTCCCGTCCTGAGCGACCTGGTAGTGGACCGAAGCGCGCTGGATCGGGTGCTGGCCGCGGGGGCATTCGTCTCGGTGGACGCCGGAACCGCCCCGGAAGCGGACGCGGTCCCCGTCCCGCACGACCGGGTGGAGACCGCGCTTGACTACGCGGCTTGCCTGGGATGCGGGGCCTGCGTGGCCGCCTGTCCCAACGGCTCCGCCCACCTGTTCCTGGGAGCGAAACTCACCCACCTGTCGCTCCTCCCAATTCCCAGTCAGGAGCGGGACCGGCGGGCCCGGGCGATGGTCCAGACCGCTGACGGGCTGTTTGGTCCGTGTTCGAACTTTGGTGAATGTGCCCGGGCCTGTCCGGTCCAGATTCCCCTGGCGGCAGTGGCGGCGGTGAATCACGAGAGCCTGCGGGCCTGGACCCGGAGACGTTTGCCCCGAGCCCAGGCCTAA
- a CDS encoding TrpB-like pyridoxal phosphate-dependent enzyme: MENTVDKEANQSPIPVGVDTTEPTHWYNIGADLPEPIPPHLNPGTKEPITEAELSGLFATELARQELSTERFIEIPAEVRDVYSIWRATPLMRARRLEQHLGTNSRIYLKYEGVSPVGSHKPNSAVPQAYYNKLDGIKKLTTETGAGQWGASLALGGAMFGLDVEIWQVRASYESKPYRRYQMELYGGTCHSSPSELTEIGRQILAEHPDTTGSLGMAVSEAVEVAMTQPDTRYALGSVLNHVVLHQTVIGQEAIAQLHEAGEETADVVFGCAGGGSNLAGLSFPFLRHVLTEGAQTRVIAAEPAACPSLTRGEYRYDFGDFTGMTPLLKMYTLGQEFVPDPIHAGGLRYHGMAPALSHTVNLGLVEAVAIEQDHAFAAGITLARTEGLVPAPESNHAIAAALDYLAGPGRDRSETIVIGVSGTGVLDLPSYQRFLPEAQA; this comes from the coding sequence ATGGAGAATACTGTTGACAAAGAAGCCAATCAGAGCCCGATCCCGGTGGGGGTGGACACGACTGAGCCCACCCACTGGTACAACATCGGCGCCGACCTGCCCGAGCCGATCCCGCCCCACCTGAACCCGGGCACGAAAGAGCCGATTACCGAGGCAGAGTTGTCCGGTCTGTTCGCCACCGAACTGGCCCGGCAGGAGCTCTCTACCGAACGGTTCATTGAGATCCCAGCCGAGGTGCGCGACGTGTACTCGATCTGGCGTGCCACCCCGCTGATGCGGGCGCGCCGACTGGAGCAGCACCTGGGGACGAACTCGCGGATCTACCTCAAGTACGAAGGTGTTTCCCCGGTCGGGTCACACAAGCCCAACTCAGCCGTCCCGCAGGCCTACTACAACAAGCTGGACGGGATTAAGAAGCTGACCACCGAGACCGGGGCCGGCCAGTGGGGTGCCTCCCTGGCGTTGGGCGGGGCGATGTTTGGCCTGGACGTGGAGATCTGGCAGGTGCGGGCCTCCTACGAAAGCAAGCCCTACCGGCGCTACCAAATGGAGCTTTACGGCGGCACCTGCCATTCCAGCCCGTCGGAGCTGACCGAGATTGGGCGCCAGATTCTAGCCGAGCACCCGGATACTACCGGTTCCCTCGGGATGGCCGTTTCCGAAGCGGTCGAGGTGGCCATGACCCAGCCCGACACCCGGTACGCGCTCGGGTCGGTGCTGAACCACGTCGTTCTGCACCAGACGGTGATCGGGCAGGAAGCCATTGCCCAGTTGCACGAGGCGGGAGAGGAAACCGCGGACGTGGTGTTTGGCTGCGCTGGTGGCGGCTCGAACCTGGCCGGGCTGTCCTTCCCGTTCCTGCGTCACGTGCTGACTGAGGGGGCCCAGACCCGGGTAATTGCGGCCGAACCCGCCGCCTGCCCCTCGCTCACCCGCGGAGAGTATCGGTACGACTTTGGCGACTTCACCGGGATGACCCCGCTGCTGAAGATGTACACCCTGGGCCAGGAGTTCGTTCCGGATCCAATCCACGCCGGGGGTCTGCGCTACCACGGGATGGCGCCCGCTCTGTCCCACACGGTGAACCTGGGCCTAGTTGAAGCAGTGGCGATCGAGCAGGATCACGCTTTCGCGGCCGGGATCACACTGGCCCGAACCGAGGGGCTGGTTCCGGCTCCCGAATCCAACCACGCGATTGCGGCTGCGCTGGACTACCTGGCGGGTCCGGGCCGGGACCGCTCCGAAACGATTGTGATTGGTGTGTCCGGGACCGGCGTGCTGGACCTGCCTTCGTACCAGCGGTTCCTGCCAGAAGCGCAAGCCTAA
- a CDS encoding GntR family transcriptional regulator — MSVKDDDVSVELGPGGRPLKHQLVASALKDSIEQGELKAGDRLEGEVELAQQLAVSRGTVRRALEELAAWGYIRTEKGRGSFVTYEGRPLQESPGWAQALLDLGVATRVELLRLEVINDPVLAIHLGAASSRFLAVDRLRRLDDGTPISLERSRVSSNRRLEELVRDRELAGGSLSQTMVAAGLEVHSGEQWLQASPLDAADAALFQTEPGTVYLHALRVTRDRQGLPVEQVSSILDPAHFSFHVTF, encoded by the coding sequence ATGTCAGTCAAAGATGATGATGTTTCGGTTGAACTTGGCCCGGGCGGACGCCCCCTCAAACACCAGTTGGTTGCTTCCGCCCTGAAAGATTCGATTGAACAGGGCGAACTGAAAGCCGGGGATCGACTGGAAGGCGAAGTGGAGCTAGCCCAACAACTCGCGGTTTCACGGGGGACGGTCCGGCGCGCGCTTGAAGAGCTGGCGGCTTGGGGTTACATCCGGACCGAAAAGGGCCGGGGATCGTTCGTTACCTATGAGGGTCGCCCCCTGCAAGAGTCCCCGGGCTGGGCCCAGGCCCTGCTGGACCTCGGGGTTGCCACCCGGGTCGAGCTGCTCCGCCTAGAAGTGATCAACGATCCGGTCCTGGCCATTCACCTGGGTGCGGCCAGCTCGCGCTTCCTCGCGGTGGACCGGCTTCGGCGACTGGACGACGGCACCCCCATCTCCCTGGAGCGCAGCCGGGTCAGCTCCAACCGCCGGTTGGAAGAGTTAGTTCGAGACCGCGAACTGGCGGGTGGCTCGCTCTCACAAACCATGGTGGCCGCGGGGCTGGAGGTCCACTCGGGTGAACAGTGGCTGCAGGCCTCCCCGCTGGACGCGGCCGATGCGGCACTGTTTCAAACCGAACCCGGCACCGTCTACCTGCACGCGCTCCGGGTCACCCGCGACCGCCAGGGACTTCCGGTCGAACAGGTCAGTTCGATCCTGGATCCGGCCCACTTCAGCTTCCACGTCACCTTCTAG
- a CDS encoding purine-cytosine permease family protein, producing MSDPQVASTAATEEADGFRSLFQVEERGIEAVPPAEQTSRPKELFWIWFAGNISILGLPLGIWVVAGVLNIWQALLATVIGSVGSFAIVGLVSIAGQRGGAPSLTLSRATFGVIGNFFPTLVAIVSRWGWETVNTVTAAFAIISIGSIITGRDLLPSDAPIVAVAAVLAFLLLTLAVSGLGHKTLAAVQQWATYLFGALTLVIVVALAFRIDWQVVFSAESGPVSAILIAIGTVAAGTGIAWANSGADLGRYQSPSVKPSRLVSASAFGAGIPLVIMIGMGSLIAITEPNFDPSNPLAAIPALLPPWMSIPFLLAAFFGLLMSNNISVYSSGLTLLTLGIKTRRFYAVMLELVASFVGSMLFLFVFANFYDAFIGFITLLAVPLVAWLAVFLLDMIKRTRYDSEALLVMGPTSRYWYRGGVEWRALAAWFIGIVAGYSLRLDALADSWLAANGLDWALTMVVTAVAYLVFGGLTSTKLARDLPGRGDRTHA from the coding sequence ATGAGTGATCCCCAGGTCGCCTCGACGGCCGCCACCGAGGAAGCTGACGGTTTCCGCTCCCTCTTTCAAGTAGAAGAACGCGGGATCGAAGCCGTCCCGCCCGCCGAGCAAACCAGCCGCCCGAAAGAGCTGTTCTGGATCTGGTTCGCCGGCAACATCTCCATCCTGGGGTTGCCCCTGGGCATCTGGGTGGTGGCCGGGGTGCTGAACATCTGGCAGGCCCTGCTGGCCACCGTCATCGGTTCCGTCGGTTCCTTTGCGATCGTCGGGCTGGTGTCGATCGCCGGCCAGCGCGGTGGTGCCCCCTCCCTGACTCTGTCCCGAGCCACCTTCGGGGTGATCGGAAACTTCTTCCCCACCCTGGTGGCGATTGTCTCTCGCTGGGGTTGGGAAACCGTCAACACGGTCACCGCGGCCTTCGCGATTATCTCGATTGGCTCGATTATTACCGGGCGCGATTTGCTTCCCAGCGACGCCCCGATTGTGGCCGTGGCCGCGGTCCTGGCGTTCCTGCTCCTAACCCTCGCCGTCTCCGGGCTGGGCCACAAGACCCTGGCAGCGGTGCAGCAGTGGGCTACTTACCTGTTCGGGGCGCTGACCCTGGTGATCGTGGTGGCTCTCGCCTTCCGAATTGATTGGCAGGTCGTGTTCTCGGCCGAATCCGGTCCGGTCAGTGCAATTCTGATTGCCATCGGCACCGTAGCGGCGGGAACCGGGATCGCCTGGGCCAACTCGGGCGCCGACCTGGGCCGGTACCAGTCTCCCTCGGTCAAACCTTCCCGCTTGGTTTCGGCCAGTGCCTTTGGGGCCGGGATCCCGCTGGTGATCATGATCGGGATGGGGTCGCTGATTGCGATTACCGAGCCTAACTTTGACCCGAGCAACCCGCTGGCCGCCATTCCGGCCCTCCTGCCGCCGTGGATGTCGATTCCGTTCCTGCTGGCCGCCTTCTTCGGTCTGCTGATGTCGAACAACATCTCGGTCTACTCTTCCGGCCTGACGCTGCTCACCCTGGGAATCAAGACTCGCCGCTTCTACGCGGTCATGCTGGAGCTGGTCGCCTCCTTCGTCGGTTCGATGCTGTTCCTCTTCGTCTTTGCCAACTTCTACGACGCGTTCATCGGTTTCATCACCCTGTTGGCGGTGCCGCTGGTGGCTTGGCTGGCAGTGTTCCTGCTCGACATGATCAAGCGGACCCGCTACGACTCGGAAGCACTCCTGGTGATGGGCCCCACCAGCCGGTACTGGTACCGCGGGGGCGTCGAATGGCGTGCCCTGGCCGCCTGGTTCATCGGTATTGTCGCCGGCTACTCGCTGCGGCTGGACGCCCTGGCCGACTCCTGGTTGGCTGCGAACGGCCTGGACTGGGCCCTGACGATGGTGGTTACCGCTGTCGCCTACCTGGTGTTCGGGGGCCTGACCAGTACGAAGCTGGCGCGGGACCTGCCCGGACGAGGGGACCGGACCCATGCCTAA
- a CDS encoding succinate dehydrogenase, whose translation MAVTGLIWALFVLIHLFGNLKAFTGPEHFNTYAHWLREAFTPFLPAGAVLWSLRMVLLLALVLHLWAAATLNWRSRRARGTRARTGVRRRLRRGRSSLFALPSLMPVTGLLILAFLLFHLLDLTVGWQPAATSAFVPATGETSSAYQNLVTSLQRPWVAAGYAATMILLSLHLGQGLRSAATDLGATGSRVRLAAAWGAGLVALAILLGNGLLPVAVQLGVVK comes from the coding sequence ATGGCCGTCACCGGGCTGATTTGGGCCCTGTTCGTGCTGATCCACCTGTTCGGCAACCTGAAGGCGTTCACCGGGCCCGAACACTTCAACACCTACGCCCACTGGCTCCGCGAAGCCTTCACGCCGTTTCTCCCAGCCGGCGCGGTCCTCTGGTCCCTGCGGATGGTCCTCCTCCTGGCCCTGGTTCTGCACCTGTGGGCCGCAGCGACACTGAACTGGCGGTCTCGCCGGGCCCGGGGAACCCGCGCCCGCACCGGGGTCCGCCGCCGCCTGCGCCGGGGCCGTTCCTCCCTGTTTGCCCTCCCCTCGCTGATGCCGGTAACCGGGCTGCTGATCCTGGCTTTCCTTCTGTTCCACCTGCTAGACCTGACGGTCGGGTGGCAGCCGGCAGCCACCTCCGCCTTCGTCCCCGCCACCGGCGAAACGTCCTCCGCCTATCAGAACCTGGTGACCAGCCTGCAACGGCCCTGGGTGGCCGCCGGGTATGCGGCGACCATGATCCTGCTGTCGCTGCACCTGGGCCAGGGTTTGCGTTCCGCCGCCACCGATCTGGGTGCCACCGGTTCCCGGGTCCGCCTGGCCGCCGCGTGGGGGGCCGGTCTCGTGGCGCTGGCAATTCTTCTCGGAAACGGCCTGCTGCCGGTGGCGGTCCAACTGGGGGTGGTGAAATGA
- a CDS encoding ADP-ribosylglycohydrolase family protein, which translates to MSAIDRALGALTGAALGDALGMPTQDLSPETIQADYGPIDRFYPPGPHQVIAAGQPAGTVTDDTEQMVIVAELLAEGGPFDPVAFAHRLDRWEREMEARGSLDLLGPSTKAAIEAIRAGRPPAESGVGGITNGAAMRAAPIGIACPPTSVSDLVDQTVAVCQVTHNSAPAMAAAAAVVGAVSAGVEGADRTEALELGRAVARAAEAVAPPAVGPSFTARWEWARTYLGQVSDPARAAYDVVGTTVLATESVVVALALVELEADPWSATCLAAGLGGDTDTIATIVGAIHGSTSGVEAFPASARAQLAEVNHLELDELARRLLVRRSTKS; encoded by the coding sequence ATGTCCGCGATTGATCGCGCCCTCGGTGCCCTCACCGGCGCCGCTCTGGGCGACGCCCTGGGAATGCCCACTCAGGACCTGAGTCCGGAGACGATCCAGGCCGACTACGGCCCCATCGATCGGTTTTATCCTCCCGGTCCCCACCAGGTGATCGCAGCCGGTCAACCCGCCGGGACCGTCACCGATGACACCGAACAGATGGTGATCGTGGCCGAACTGCTGGCCGAGGGGGGACCGTTCGACCCGGTGGCTTTTGCTCACCGGCTGGACCGGTGGGAGCGGGAAATGGAGGCCCGCGGCTCCCTGGACCTGCTGGGTCCCTCAACCAAAGCCGCGATCGAGGCCATTCGCGCGGGCCGCCCCCCGGCAGAATCGGGAGTCGGCGGGATCACCAATGGAGCCGCCATGAGGGCCGCCCCGATCGGGATTGCCTGCCCGCCCACCAGCGTGTCCGACCTGGTCGACCAAACGGTGGCCGTCTGCCAGGTAACCCACAACTCGGCCCCCGCGATGGCGGCCGCAGCCGCGGTCGTCGGTGCGGTCAGTGCCGGGGTGGAGGGAGCGGATCGAACCGAGGCCCTGGAGCTGGGCCGGGCGGTGGCCCGCGCGGCCGAGGCGGTGGCACCCCCGGCGGTCGGCCCCAGTTTCACCGCCCGCTGGGAGTGGGCCCGCACCTACCTGGGCCAGGTCAGTGATCCGGCCCGCGCCGCCTATGACGTGGTCGGCACAACCGTCCTGGCCACCGAGTCGGTGGTGGTGGCCCTGGCGCTGGTCGAGTTGGAAGCCGACCCCTGGTCCGCCACCTGCCTGGCAGCCGGGCTGGGTGGGGACACCGACACCATTGCCACGATCGTGGGCGCAATTCACGGCTCCACCAGCGGAGTAGAGGCCTTCCCCGCCTCAGCCCGCGCTCAGCTAGCCGAGGTCAACCACCTCGAGTTGGACGAGTTGGCCCGGCGCCTCCTCGTTCGCCGCTCCACCAAGAGTTAG
- a CDS encoding fumarate reductase/succinate dehydrogenase flavoprotein subunit: MNWFTHLGARTKPAGPPAHLAQVRVGTALSAQIPPGDPAAAWATRTDSYRLVSPLNRRHFRVVVVGTGLAGAGAAAALGELGYQVDAVTYHDSPRRAHSVAAQGGINAARARRVDGDSLHRFVTDTVKGGDFRGREAEAYRLGQESTRVIDHLNALGVPFAREYGGSLATRSFGGVQVSRTYYSRGQTGQQLQLAATQALWRQVARGTVTLHSRTEMLDLVLAEGRAAGIIARDLVTGELTFLPAHAVVLATGGYGSIYHHSTLAVNCNATALWRAHRRGALFANPSFIQFHPTALPVSSKWQSKTILMSESLRNDGRMWVPAAPGDQRPPDQIPEAERDYFLERKYPAFGNLTPRDIASRAAAEQIGTGHGVGPLQNSVYLDFSDALDRLGQATLAERYGNLFTMYHHATGEDPTRQPMRIAPGAHFTMGGLWTDFDLMSSIPGLFVGGEAGSGYHGANRLGANSLLSACVDGWFVLPLAVPNYLAELGPTPLLTEADRPVASARQLVSEQLAALRSIGGTVGPSEYHRRLGEILTHTCGVERSEESLATGLRQVRELRAEFWSNLSVPGPEAGLNQTLERANRVADFLELAELMLVDAAERQESCGAHFRTEYQRGGEAQRDDRCWAGVSAWASAPLERGAPTMAPTLTQTLAPADPRPFVRHFEPLQFTDVKLSTRSYR; encoded by the coding sequence ATGAACTGGTTTACGCACCTGGGAGCCAGAACTAAGCCGGCTGGACCACCGGCCCACCTGGCTCAAGTCAGGGTCGGTACTGCCCTATCAGCCCAGATTCCGCCGGGAGACCCGGCTGCAGCCTGGGCGACCCGCACCGACTCGTACCGCCTGGTTAGCCCACTGAACCGGCGCCACTTCCGGGTGGTCGTGGTCGGAACTGGCCTGGCCGGGGCCGGGGCCGCGGCTGCCCTGGGCGAACTCGGGTACCAGGTCGACGCCGTCACCTATCACGACTCGCCGCGCCGAGCGCACTCGGTGGCCGCTCAGGGAGGGATCAACGCTGCCCGCGCCCGGCGAGTCGATGGCGACTCCCTGCACCGGTTTGTCACCGACACCGTCAAGGGCGGCGATTTCCGGGGACGGGAAGCAGAGGCCTACCGGCTGGGCCAGGAGTCGACGCGGGTGATCGACCACCTGAACGCGCTCGGGGTGCCGTTTGCGCGCGAATACGGTGGTTCGCTGGCCACCCGCTCCTTCGGCGGCGTCCAGGTGTCCCGCACCTACTACAGTCGGGGCCAGACCGGTCAGCAGTTGCAGTTAGCTGCCACCCAGGCTCTTTGGCGCCAGGTTGCCCGCGGGACGGTGACCCTGCATTCGCGGACCGAAATGCTGGACCTGGTCTTGGCCGAGGGCCGAGCCGCCGGGATTATCGCGCGCGACCTGGTCACCGGCGAGCTGACGTTCCTGCCCGCCCACGCGGTGGTTTTGGCCACCGGCGGATACGGGTCGATTTACCACCACTCAACCCTGGCGGTGAACTGCAATGCGACCGCTCTCTGGCGGGCCCACCGGCGCGGCGCCCTGTTCGCCAACCCCTCGTTTATCCAGTTCCACCCGACTGCCCTGCCGGTTAGTTCGAAGTGGCAGTCCAAGACCATTTTGATGAGCGAATCGCTCCGAAACGACGGTCGGATGTGGGTTCCCGCCGCCCCCGGGGACCAGCGGCCACCCGATCAGATTCCCGAGGCGGAACGGGACTATTTCCTGGAACGCAAGTATCCCGCCTTTGGGAACCTGACCCCGCGCGACATCGCCTCGCGCGCTGCGGCCGAGCAGATTGGCACCGGCCACGGGGTGGGGCCGCTGCAGAACTCGGTGTACCTGGACTTCTCCGACGCGTTGGATCGGCTGGGGCAGGCCACCCTGGCGGAGCGGTACGGCAACCTGTTCACTATGTACCACCATGCCACCGGGGAGGATCCCACCCGCCAGCCAATGCGGATTGCTCCCGGCGCGCACTTCACCATGGGTGGGCTCTGGACCGATTTCGACCTGATGAGCTCAATTCCGGGCCTGTTCGTCGGCGGGGAAGCTGGGTCGGGCTACCACGGCGCCAACCGACTCGGGGCCAACTCGTTGCTGTCGGCCTGTGTCGACGGCTGGTTTGTCCTGCCGCTGGCGGTGCCGAACTACTTGGCCGAGTTGGGGCCCACTCCCCTGTTGACCGAGGCGGATCGGCCGGTGGCCAGCGCGCGCCAGCTGGTCTCGGAGCAGTTGGCCGCACTCCGCTCGATCGGTGGCACGGTCGGGCCCAGTGAGTATCACCGCCGGCTCGGTGAGATTCTGACCCATACCTGCGGGGTGGAACGCAGCGAGGAGAGTCTGGCCACCGGTCTGCGTCAGGTGCGCGAACTGCGGGCCGAGTTCTGGTCCAACCTGTCGGTGCCAGGTCCGGAGGCGGGCCTGAATCAAACGCTGGAGCGGGCCAACCGGGTGGCCGACTTCCTTGAACTGGCGGAGCTGATGCTGGTGGACGCGGCTGAGCGCCAAGAGTCCTGCGGCGCCCACTTCCGCACCGAGTATCAGCGCGGGGGTGAGGCTCAGCGCGACGACCGCTGCTGGGCCGGAGTCTCGGCTTGGGCCAGTGCGCCGCTGGAACGCGGAGCCCCAACAATGGCCCCGACACTGACCCAGACACTGGCCCCGGCGGACCCACGCCCGTTCGTCCGGCATTTTGAGCCCCTGCAGTTCACCGACGTCAAGCTGAGCACCAGGAGCTACCGATGA
- a CDS encoding cytochrome c biogenesis CcdA family protein, translated as MIDIGLVGAFLGGVLSLLSPCSVMLLPAFFAYAFTSPAKLLSRTGIFTLGLLTTLVPLGVFSGILGSLLGENRSLLITVVAGLIIVIGLIQLLGISLPGLSMREAAGTDRTSVVSVFLLGAVYAVAGVCTGPILGAVLMMASLGGSAGYGALLLAVYALGMVFPLLVLTLVWQRWGAGATRWMRPRLIRIGPWENSLVAVVTGLLSIGLGTLLLVTDGTANLGGLVSISTQFRLESAVANLGAAVPNWAFALGAALILTLVIWLVRRRNRRPQPAQSWPVAPGGTEEGRG; from the coding sequence GTGATCGATATCGGGTTGGTCGGGGCTTTTCTCGGCGGGGTGCTGTCCCTGCTCAGCCCCTGCTCCGTCATGCTGTTGCCGGCATTTTTTGCCTATGCGTTCACCTCGCCGGCCAAGCTGCTCTCCCGGACGGGGATCTTCACCCTGGGCCTGTTGACCACCCTGGTTCCGCTCGGCGTTTTCTCCGGAATCCTTGGTTCGCTGCTCGGGGAGAACCGGTCGCTCCTGATTACCGTGGTGGCGGGGTTGATCATTGTCATCGGCTTGATCCAACTTCTCGGAATCTCCCTGCCCGGTCTGTCGATGAGAGAGGCGGCGGGCACTGACCGCACCTCGGTCGTCTCGGTCTTCCTGCTGGGCGCGGTCTACGCGGTGGCAGGGGTCTGCACCGGGCCGATTCTGGGAGCGGTACTAATGATGGCTTCGCTCGGCGGTTCGGCCGGCTACGGCGCCCTGCTCCTGGCGGTCTACGCGCTCGGAATGGTCTTCCCGCTGCTGGTGCTAACCCTCGTCTGGCAGCGGTGGGGTGCGGGTGCGACCCGCTGGATGCGCCCGCGGCTGATCCGGATCGGCCCCTGGGAGAACTCGCTGGTGGCCGTGGTCACCGGGCTGCTCTCAATTGGGTTGGGCACGCTGCTGCTGGTCACCGATGGGACGGCGAACCTGGGGGGTCTGGTCTCAATCTCCACCCAGTTCCGGCTCGAGTCGGCCGTCGCCAACTTGGGTGCCGCCGTCCCGAACTGGGCCTTTGCCCTCGGCGCCGCCCTGATTCTCACGCTGGTGATCTGGCTGGTTCGCCGGAGAAATCGCCGGCCCCAGCCAGCCCAGTCCTGGCCGGTGGCTCCCGGTGGAACGGAGGAGGGCCGTGGTTGA